The following are encoded together in the Thalassolituus oleivorans MIL-1 genome:
- a CDS encoding response regulator transcription factor: MTKVLLVDDQTIVLLGIAKLLEVSGDIDVLAMLSSGEACIEYLSEHPLPDVILLDIHMPEMNGIDVLKKINKSYTAPVIFLTTFDDEYLCQQAEELGAKGLLKKNIGLEQLLASILKVAAGGHLFPANTPKNISKMTAREDLIARSLVQGKTNKEIAAVHHLSPGTVRNYASNLFEKLGVRNRAEAVVKLKERGLF, translated from the coding sequence ATGACAAAGGTATTGTTAGTTGATGATCAAACTATTGTCTTGCTAGGCATCGCTAAATTATTAGAAGTGTCTGGTGATATCGACGTGCTTGCTATGCTCAGCAGTGGTGAAGCCTGCATTGAATATTTGTCCGAACATCCGTTACCCGACGTCATCTTACTTGACATTCATATGCCAGAAATGAACGGTATAGACGTACTCAAGAAAATCAACAAATCTTATACAGCACCGGTAATATTTTTAACTACATTTGATGACGAATACCTATGTCAGCAAGCAGAAGAATTGGGAGCCAAGGGCTTATTGAAAAAGAATATAGGCCTAGAGCAACTGCTAGCCAGCATATTAAAAGTGGCGGCCGGTGGGCATCTTTTTCCCGCTAATACCCCCAAAAATATTAGTAAAATGACCGCTCGGGAAGACCTGATTGCACGCTCGTTAGTGCAAGGGAAAACCAATAAAGAAATAGCCGCAGTGCATCATTTAAGCCCAGGCACGGTGCGCAACTATGCCTCTAATTTGTTTGAAAAGTTAGGCGTGCGCAATCGGGCAGAGGCCGTCGTCAAACTCAAAGAACGTGGCCTTTTTTGA
- a CDS encoding sensor histidine kinase: MFIEKFSLPTRVALLSTLGLTAWLTAFSRIWLNGAEAGSIAYIVMLALGVLNGVFFIVNTFAQLRTMLRQNMKWLINNRNAISWITLTGAYSCVCIIQVLWRPDVLDLFLLSLMIVIHSIHTIRFSAPLSVLVLLTPAVLYGWLYGGEVGFYITLSIAIQELVLWGLGLGVLRELLETNKLKISTAKLTIAQARLEESSRSEERRKIRQDLHDKMGHELAAMNINLQILEHKYPAKGDEEKLALEQAQESCQRLFSTLGEVVGELRKQTNEHFYDQLRNVIDKVPGLAIHLECDPNIRIRDDVVADNLLCCIQEGITNILKHSRASSAWVNIFYDDDQLKVTIRDNGTAESSVTAGNGLNGIVGRMRNIGGHASAGRSERGGFKVSLNLPREVLI; encoded by the coding sequence ATGTTTATAGAGAAATTCAGTTTACCAACGCGCGTCGCACTTCTTAGTACATTAGGTCTTACGGCTTGGCTGACGGCTTTTAGTCGAATTTGGCTTAATGGCGCTGAAGCGGGGAGCATCGCTTACATCGTTATGCTCGCGCTAGGCGTGTTAAATGGCGTTTTTTTTATAGTCAATACCTTCGCTCAACTGCGTACCATGTTGAGGCAGAATATGAAGTGGCTTATTAATAATCGCAATGCTATTTCTTGGATTACCCTAACTGGCGCGTATTCTTGTGTGTGTATTATTCAAGTACTGTGGCGGCCGGATGTTCTCGATCTATTTCTTTTATCTTTGATGATCGTTATTCATTCTATCCACACCATACGATTTTCAGCTCCTCTTAGTGTATTGGTGTTGCTGACTCCCGCAGTACTCTACGGTTGGTTGTATGGTGGCGAAGTGGGTTTTTATATTACCCTTTCCATCGCGATTCAAGAACTCGTTCTATGGGGTTTAGGTCTTGGTGTTTTACGCGAATTACTGGAAACCAATAAGTTGAAAATCAGTACTGCTAAGTTAACCATCGCCCAAGCGCGGCTTGAAGAATCTAGTCGTAGTGAAGAAAGACGAAAAATTCGTCAAGATTTACACGATAAAATGGGTCATGAATTGGCAGCAATGAATATTAACTTACAGATATTGGAGCATAAATACCCCGCCAAAGGCGACGAAGAAAAACTCGCTTTAGAACAAGCCCAAGAATCCTGTCAGCGCTTATTTAGTACCTTAGGCGAAGTGGTCGGCGAGTTGCGCAAACAAACTAACGAACATTTTTATGACCAGCTGCGTAATGTTATTGATAAAGTTCCTGGGTTAGCGATTCATCTTGAATGCGATCCTAATATTCGTATTCGAGATGATGTCGTTGCTGATAATTTACTATGTTGTATTCAAGAGGGGATTACCAATATCTTAAAACATAGTCGTGCCAGTAGCGCTTGGGTAAATATTTTTTATGATGACGACCAGCTAAAAGTAACCATTCGTGATAATGGCACTGCTGAATCCAGTGTTACGGCAGGCAACGGTTTGAATGGCATCGTTGGTCGAATGCGTAATATTGGAGGTCATGCGAGTGCCGGAAGATCAGAGCGCGGGGGATTCAAAGTATCGCTAAATCTTCCAAGGGAGGTATTGATATGA
- the nadN gene encoding NAD nucleotidase: MQSFKLCMLAALSTGLIACGGDGSRGPQGLQGEQGLQGPQGEMGQQAPVATEGKALDLTILHMNDHHSHIAAETFGYDVSSLGLSTKLSDDSAITSVSVTYGGFPLLVSLFDTLGAQSNNVLKLHSGDAVTGTLYYSLFKGRADAEMMNQVCFDAFALGNHEFDDGDSGLANFLNSLNSTACETPALAANVVPGATSAVKEGYLQPYTIVERDGQQIGIIGIDIAGKTKNSSSPDADTQFLDETTTAQKYIDELTALGVNKIVLMTHYQYTSDLVLAAALNGVDVIVGGDSHTLLGDSTFSDLGFNPVADYPAVVADSTGSTVCVVQAWEYAHMLGKLDVSFDANGKVTACSGHPYLPISNTFKYKDSDGSTLSLKGNDVTRVAAKLTAEDEIVIAQEDATTAALLAVFDQDVDVLKQTVIGTNATDLCLSRVPGDSRSSLCDSSATYERGSDISNVVAKAFLKVSPTADIAIQNGGGVRVDLAAGDVTIADAFTLLPFSNTLVILDMTGQQIINVLEDALANFLDNGGSNGSYPYASGLRYNVDASQSKGSRISNIEVNPQVDGDWVALDTAATYRVVTNNFIASGQDGYDTFQEPYDAGEFEDTFTEYAQGFIDYVEDLTEATQEVGKLPVSEYSTQLFIDTSGCNHTTGAGCEMK; this comes from the coding sequence ATGCAAAGTTTTAAGCTGTGTATGTTGGCGGCATTAAGCACGGGTCTTATTGCATGTGGCGGTGATGGCTCGCGTGGTCCACAAGGATTACAAGGCGAGCAAGGTCTGCAGGGGCCACAAGGTGAAATGGGCCAGCAAGCGCCAGTAGCAACGGAAGGCAAGGCATTGGATTTGACCATTCTTCATATGAATGATCACCACTCGCATATCGCTGCTGAAACCTTCGGTTATGATGTATCGTCACTGGGGTTATCTACCAAGCTTAGCGACGATTCAGCTATAACGAGTGTTTCAGTAACCTACGGCGGTTTTCCTTTACTGGTTAGTTTATTCGATACACTTGGTGCCCAGTCTAATAACGTACTAAAACTGCATTCGGGAGATGCCGTTACCGGCACCTTGTACTATTCATTATTCAAAGGTCGCGCCGATGCCGAAATGATGAATCAAGTATGTTTCGATGCATTTGCACTAGGAAATCATGAATTTGATGATGGCGACAGCGGTCTTGCTAATTTCCTAAATTCGCTAAATTCAACGGCGTGTGAAACGCCGGCTCTAGCAGCAAACGTTGTGCCGGGCGCAACTTCAGCCGTTAAAGAAGGCTACCTTCAGCCTTACACTATCGTTGAGCGTGATGGCCAACAAATAGGCATCATAGGTATCGATATTGCTGGTAAAACCAAAAATTCTTCAAGCCCAGATGCCGATACTCAGTTCCTTGATGAAACCACAACTGCACAAAAGTATATCGACGAATTAACAGCTCTAGGTGTGAATAAAATTGTATTAATGACTCATTACCAATACACCAGCGATCTTGTACTGGCAGCAGCGTTAAACGGTGTTGACGTTATCGTCGGCGGCGACTCGCATACTTTATTGGGCGATAGCACATTCAGTGATTTAGGATTCAATCCAGTCGCCGATTATCCAGCAGTCGTGGCTGATAGTACTGGTAGCACTGTTTGTGTCGTACAAGCATGGGAATATGCGCACATGCTGGGCAAGCTCGATGTTAGCTTCGATGCCAACGGTAAAGTAACCGCATGTAGCGGTCATCCGTATCTACCCATTAGCAACACGTTTAAATACAAAGATAGTGATGGCTCAACGCTTTCATTGAAGGGTAATGATGTCACTCGTGTGGCGGCCAAATTGACCGCCGAAGACGAAATTGTTATCGCCCAAGAAGATGCCACCACTGCGGCATTACTGGCGGTATTTGATCAAGACGTCGACGTACTGAAGCAAACAGTGATTGGAACAAATGCCACCGATCTTTGTTTGTCTCGTGTGCCGGGTGATTCACGTTCGTCGCTTTGTGATTCTTCTGCCACTTATGAGCGTGGTTCTGATATTTCTAACGTTGTGGCTAAAGCTTTCTTAAAAGTATCGCCAACTGCCGACATCGCCATACAAAATGGTGGTGGTGTACGTGTGGACTTAGCGGCTGGAGACGTCACTATTGCAGATGCATTTACCTTACTGCCTTTCTCTAACACTTTAGTGATTTTAGATATGACAGGCCAACAGATCATCAACGTATTAGAAGACGCACTGGCGAATTTCTTAGATAACGGCGGTTCTAACGGTTCATATCCATATGCTTCTGGATTACGTTACAACGTTGATGCCTCGCAAAGCAAAGGCAGCCGTATTAGTAACATTGAAGTAAATCCACAGGTCGATGGAGATTGGGTGGCGCTTGATACCGCTGCAACATATCGCGTAGTGACCAATAACTTTATTGCCTCCGGTCAAGACGGCTACGATACCTTTCAAGAACCGTATGATGCCGGTGAATTTGAAGATACCTTCACAGAATACGCCCAAGGTTTCATCGACTACGTAGAAGACCTCACAGAAGCTACCCAAGAGGTTGGCAAGCTACCAGTCAGTGAATATTCAACTCAGTTATTCATTGATACTAGCGGCTGCAATCACACAACAGGCGCGGGTTGTGAAATGAAATAG
- a CDS encoding AraC family transcriptional regulator, translated as MKPNWYECDQRYLPAHHQPALLLDLLLVRDASSHKVLKGTGLFYEDIIEGKRHMSALQFQQLISNSQKLAPEGDLSFRWGDNLWPGHYGLGSQLLSNAPDLKRGLQALVHFRHTLSPLLVPRVFEDEHYCYIQWLDTCCDLASSRPFMVETSMMALTSLSRWQSQTSLPWRYGFSYQAPTKGIEQYQVHLGEKLMFGLGVDVMVIEKRWLEQAWPKGSVTAFRASWHEATQSDPVPESLSGFCESVYDWLVKHIQQPVTLPDVALAFDMSSATLKRKLKKHRTSFQQIQDQARLHVCLYLLHVKGMNNEQVAQQLLFNDLTNFRRAFKRWSGLTPSASRQQFQLHSLAL; from the coding sequence ATGAAACCCAACTGGTACGAGTGTGATCAGAGATACCTACCGGCACACCATCAACCGGCTTTATTGCTGGATTTATTGTTGGTCCGAGATGCTAGTTCACACAAAGTATTAAAAGGCACAGGTCTATTTTATGAAGACATCATTGAAGGCAAACGACATATGTCGGCCTTACAGTTTCAACAGCTCATTAGTAATAGTCAGAAGCTAGCACCCGAGGGCGATCTAAGCTTTCGGTGGGGCGACAACCTTTGGCCCGGCCACTATGGTCTTGGTAGTCAGTTATTGAGTAATGCCCCAGATTTGAAGCGCGGCCTACAAGCCCTAGTACATTTTCGGCATACATTAAGTCCACTGCTTGTACCGCGAGTGTTTGAAGATGAACATTACTGCTATATACAGTGGCTAGATACCTGCTGTGATTTAGCCTCATCGCGACCCTTTATGGTTGAAACCTCGATGATGGCTCTAACATCTTTATCGCGTTGGCAGTCACAAACGTCTTTACCTTGGCGTTATGGTTTTAGCTACCAAGCCCCCACAAAAGGTATAGAGCAGTATCAGGTGCATCTAGGCGAAAAGCTTATGTTCGGCTTAGGCGTGGATGTTATGGTCATTGAAAAACGCTGGCTAGAGCAAGCATGGCCTAAAGGTTCGGTTACCGCTTTTCGTGCATCATGGCACGAAGCTACCCAGTCAGATCCAGTACCTGAGAGTCTTAGTGGTTTTTGTGAATCCGTTTATGATTGGCTCGTGAAGCACATTCAGCAGCCCGTGACCCTGCCGGATGTGGCTTTGGCCTTCGATATGAGCTCTGCTACGTTAAAACGTAAGTTGAAGAAGCATCGAACCAGCTTTCAACAAATACAAGACCAAGCCCGATTGCACGTGTGCTTGTATCTGTTGCATGTTAAAGGCATGAACAACGAGCAAGTGGCCCAACAGCTGCTCTTCAATGACCTTACCAATTTTCGCCGAGCCTTTAAACGCTGGAGCGGCTTAACGCCAAGTGCCAGTCGTCAACAATTCCAGCTTCACTCTTTAGCTCTCTGA
- a CDS encoding GGDEF domain-containing protein, translating into MSLIACIWVGDSKAWGEIDWLDVLGEGGSSIAIAIWMILILGSRPAGRVTNLLTLGLGFMFIAMWQDNIDEFIRIPAEQWWDHWLESAAMPFGIGLLTYGLFHWHDEQLAVNQQLQKRENLFREHRYVDTLTQLGRVDYLKEHIQRLRSEYPDAEMSLIMLEIEQFSLFSRQYGHRESDRLLHEIAEILLLNLRRQDVICRYAGDRFSVVMMDTSPERSLQIAEELRLAIQHFSFKTKDGDSCPQSICAGVVCTNKDQTTSDILANANQALNSAREQHCCYLAA; encoded by the coding sequence ATGTCTTTAATTGCGTGTATTTGGGTGGGTGATAGTAAAGCTTGGGGCGAAATTGACTGGCTGGATGTGCTGGGAGAAGGTGGAAGTTCTATTGCTATTGCTATATGGATGATACTTATTCTAGGTAGTCGCCCAGCGGGTCGAGTTACCAACCTATTGACGCTCGGTTTGGGTTTTATGTTCATTGCTATGTGGCAAGACAATATTGACGAATTTATTCGCATACCGGCAGAGCAGTGGTGGGATCATTGGCTAGAGTCAGCTGCTATGCCATTTGGAATCGGGTTATTAACCTATGGGTTATTTCATTGGCATGACGAACAGCTTGCTGTTAACCAGCAGCTACAAAAACGTGAGAATTTATTTCGAGAACACCGTTACGTCGATACCCTGACTCAGCTAGGACGAGTTGATTATTTAAAAGAACATATCCAGCGGCTACGTTCAGAATATCCTGATGCAGAAATGTCTTTAATTATGCTTGAGATAGAACAGTTTTCGTTATTTTCTCGCCAGTATGGCCATCGAGAATCAGACCGCTTGTTACACGAAATCGCGGAAATTCTGTTACTTAATTTACGTCGTCAAGATGTTATTTGCCGTTATGCTGGCGATCGTTTTTCGGTGGTTATGATGGATACATCCCCAGAGCGTTCGTTACAGATAGCGGAAGAGCTACGCCTAGCAATTCAACATTTTTCGTTTAAAACGAAGGATGGTGATAGCTGCCCTCAGAGTATTTGTGCCGGTGTCGTCTGTACGAACAAAGACCAAACAACGAGTGATATTTTAGCCAATGCTAATCAGGCTTTAAATTCAGCTCGTGAACAGCACTGCTGTTATCTCGCAGCCTAA
- a CDS encoding TonB-dependent receptor, with protein sequence MNSRLAPLSAAIALTSTLLASHSFADSSIEGRITDEQSRNSYTEAVVRIEELNREVLSGTAGRFRLPQLKSGEYTLTVKVGGQEVERRTITIKDDETKVIDIVLNQSEQPIEELLVIGQAAQMQRALDRQRYADNTISVINADAIGQLPDANAAEALQRVPGLSIERDQGEGRFVRIRGISANLNSVSVNGTQIPAPEAGSRAVALDVIPSNLLSSLVVTKTLTPDMDANAIGGAVEINSISALDREGKFYSANVQMSYDQQTKQSNPAYGLSGGDTFIFGDNRRLGVAAAVSFDDRKFGSDNVETGGAWDFENGAKLEEVEMREYSIERQRLGAALNFDYEHDLNNTYFLHNLYSTFSDNEQRQAASIEFSDPIAAGEMADAEVVRELKDRKETQEIMSSTFGATHYIDAWTVEYKLAYSKASEDEPDTIAGAAFEGLDDFNDLTFSNTRHPKIYVPSNLYDASQYELTEIERTKSYTEDKQTMAQLDITKDFNLSDTAAFVKFGIKTKIREKSQDSDTWVYKDLSEDSSLSMSDFASGEPDYSLGRFGPGVSKDKVRAYMNTLDRDSAFDEEDSTLEDYAVDEDINAGYIMGRLDANRLRLVAGVRYEQTKLSSKGNALNSADELITVQRNNEYSHILPSAQLRYQLGDSTLARAAWTNAVVRPTFEEIRPNFTDDGTEAEFGNPDLKALEAQNFDLGIEHYMDSSSLSAYLFYKEIDNFIYQTDVAGSPAYSAYDEVITFRNGDKANLIGIELAASHKFESLPAPFNGLLIAANAAVSESDAEISSYVDGDIVKRDIQLPNQSDVTGNFILGYENEKLSMRIAANYKSEYLLEVGNISNKTADIYQSSQTQIDFNATYELLNNLKVNFEVANITDEPYYAYVNKEQYNAQYEDYDPTYRLGFTYSSF encoded by the coding sequence ATGAATTCACGTTTAGCCCCTCTAAGCGCTGCAATCGCTTTAACATCCACATTGCTTGCTAGCCATAGCTTTGCTGATAGCAGTATTGAAGGTCGAATTACTGACGAACAAAGCCGCAATAGCTACACCGAAGCGGTCGTCCGTATCGAAGAACTTAATCGAGAAGTGTTGTCAGGCACAGCCGGACGCTTCCGTTTACCTCAGTTAAAATCTGGAGAATATACCCTCACGGTTAAAGTTGGTGGCCAAGAAGTTGAGCGTCGCACAATAACGATTAAAGATGATGAAACCAAAGTCATCGATATTGTACTCAATCAATCTGAGCAACCTATCGAAGAATTGCTTGTAATCGGCCAAGCCGCACAGATGCAACGTGCTCTTGATCGCCAGCGGTATGCCGATAACACCATTAGCGTAATCAATGCCGATGCTATCGGCCAATTACCGGATGCGAATGCCGCAGAGGCTCTGCAGCGTGTACCGGGGTTATCGATAGAGCGCGACCAAGGTGAAGGCCGTTTTGTCCGTATTCGTGGTATCAGTGCCAATTTAAACAGTGTGAGTGTTAACGGTACGCAAATTCCTGCACCGGAAGCCGGCAGTCGAGCCGTAGCACTGGACGTTATTCCTTCCAACCTACTTAGTTCACTGGTAGTAACTAAAACACTAACTCCGGATATGGACGCCAATGCGATTGGCGGTGCGGTTGAGATAAATAGCATTTCGGCACTGGATCGCGAAGGCAAATTCTATTCTGCCAATGTTCAGATGAGCTACGACCAACAGACAAAACAGAGCAATCCGGCTTACGGTTTATCTGGCGGAGACACCTTCATATTTGGTGATAATCGTCGTTTAGGTGTAGCGGCAGCCGTCAGCTTTGATGATCGTAAATTCGGCTCAGACAACGTTGAAACTGGCGGTGCTTGGGATTTCGAAAATGGTGCGAAGCTTGAAGAAGTGGAAATGCGTGAATACAGTATAGAGCGTCAACGCCTAGGTGCTGCACTTAATTTCGATTATGAGCACGATTTAAATAACACCTACTTTTTACATAATTTATACAGCACATTTAGTGATAACGAACAAAGACAAGCTGCGAGTATAGAATTCTCAGACCCTATCGCTGCTGGCGAAATGGCCGATGCAGAAGTTGTACGCGAGCTTAAAGATCGTAAAGAAACACAAGAAATTATGTCGTCAACATTTGGCGCTACTCACTATATCGACGCTTGGACGGTTGAATACAAACTGGCTTACAGCAAAGCTTCGGAAGATGAACCCGATACGATTGCAGGTGCTGCCTTTGAAGGACTCGATGATTTTAACGATTTAACTTTTAGTAACACTCGCCATCCTAAAATCTATGTCCCATCGAACCTCTATGACGCTAGTCAATATGAATTGACCGAGATCGAACGCACTAAAAGTTATACCGAAGATAAGCAAACCATGGCGCAATTAGATATCACTAAAGATTTTAATCTTAGTGATACAGCTGCGTTCGTTAAATTCGGTATAAAAACCAAAATACGAGAAAAAAGCCAAGACTCAGATACTTGGGTATATAAAGATTTATCCGAAGATAGCAGCCTATCAATGAGCGACTTCGCCAGTGGCGAGCCTGATTACAGTTTAGGTCGCTTTGGCCCCGGTGTATCGAAAGACAAAGTACGCGCGTATATGAACACTTTGGATCGCGACAGTGCTTTTGATGAAGAGGATTCGACACTAGAAGACTATGCCGTAGATGAAGACATCAATGCTGGGTATATCATGGGTCGCCTTGATGCTAATCGCTTGCGCCTCGTAGCTGGTGTACGTTACGAACAAACCAAACTGAGCTCGAAAGGTAACGCTCTCAATAGCGCAGACGAACTCATTACTGTTCAACGAAACAATGAATACAGCCATATTCTTCCGTCTGCGCAATTACGCTATCAACTGGGGGACAGCACCCTAGCTCGTGCAGCATGGACCAATGCGGTTGTGCGTCCAACGTTTGAGGAAATTCGTCCAAACTTCACTGACGATGGCACAGAAGCAGAATTCGGTAACCCAGACTTAAAAGCTCTGGAAGCTCAGAATTTCGATTTAGGTATTGAGCACTACATGGATAGTAGCAGCCTTTCAGCCTACCTATTTTATAAAGAAATTGATAATTTCATTTATCAAACGGATGTGGCGGGGTCTCCTGCTTACTCGGCCTACGATGAAGTGATTACCTTTCGAAATGGTGATAAAGCTAACTTGATCGGTATCGAACTTGCTGCATCCCATAAGTTTGAAAGCCTACCCGCTCCATTCAATGGATTACTGATTGCCGCCAACGCTGCAGTAAGCGAATCTGATGCTGAAATATCCTCTTATGTCGATGGCGATATTGTAAAACGTGATATTCAGCTGCCCAATCAATCAGACGTCACTGGTAACTTTATTCTCGGCTACGAAAACGAAAAGCTAAGTATGCGAATAGCCGCAAACTATAAATCGGAATATTTATTAGAGGTTGGAAATATATCGAACAAAACGGCTGACATTTATCAAAGCAGCCAAACTCAGATCGATTTCAATGCGACCTATGAACTACTGAATAATCTAAAAGTTAACTTCGAAGTAGCCAATATCACCGACGAACCCTATTACGCTTACGTCAATAAAGAGCAGTACAACGCTCAGTATGAAGACTATGACCCTACCTACCGACTAGGATTTACATACAGCAGCTTTTAA
- a CDS encoding phytase produces the protein MKLRVLLTSIFSIAAVGCQAPEAMNGAVSESGKMLTLKTTPLMLTGETASQTANGYWLSVQDEGDIKISNQSEQTIDARGISAEFISSRTDEEGEFFVSLDSNKNRLITYRVKNNTIADIRYGEPLTYSVEGLCLYQPSQQELNVFLLAEDQIAHQLLLSDKSKNGISQQEIRHFPLPPKAEYCVVDDVTDQLFVSEETVGVWAYNARSESQITRIAVDLVTPWGNLVKSSGPLAISQGSLFIAEKDGPYLHSYSIDNIGAHSNQQWQFSSPLYSDTFTISDKQGISLLTLSDDISKNLFTAELMLTPRSNQGNAIMQVAANAETDPMDDNGDAADDPAIWVNLRNPEQSRILGTNKKFGLYSYDLQGKKLQELIVGRVNNVDVRQGFTFKGEAADIAAASQRDRNTIALFRINPNSGEMVTTNEIDTNLDEIYGLCMYKNLNNEFYIFINDQDGRFEQYSVTDDPSGWQAQRVRTFSVNSQPEGCAADDAKQRLFVGEEDVAVWTLDAEPNASSQLELVAAVSEKLVADIEGMDIYRSANAVYLIVSSQGNDSYVVFDAEAPYEYKGRFRVGMNSAKNIDGASETDGLAVTSIPLNKDYPQGLLVVQDGRNLLPNEKQNFKYVSWQEIQSSLNM, from the coding sequence ATGAAACTGCGTGTATTATTAACATCTATTTTTAGCATTGCGGCGGTTGGCTGCCAAGCACCGGAAGCGATGAACGGCGCCGTAAGCGAATCCGGTAAGATGCTGACACTCAAGACTACACCCTTGATGTTAACAGGTGAAACAGCATCACAAACAGCAAATGGATATTGGCTGAGCGTACAAGACGAAGGCGATATTAAAATATCCAATCAGTCTGAACAGACTATAGATGCACGAGGAATTTCAGCGGAATTTATTTCCAGCCGAACAGATGAAGAAGGCGAGTTTTTCGTCAGTTTAGATAGCAACAAAAATCGGCTGATAACTTACCGAGTAAAAAACAATACCATTGCAGATATCCGTTATGGCGAACCCCTTACGTATTCGGTGGAAGGCTTATGCTTGTATCAACCAAGCCAGCAAGAACTCAATGTATTTTTACTGGCGGAAGATCAAATAGCGCACCAATTGTTGCTTAGCGATAAGAGTAAAAATGGCATTTCACAGCAAGAAATTCGTCACTTTCCACTACCACCAAAAGCAGAATATTGTGTTGTAGATGATGTCACCGATCAATTATTTGTGAGCGAGGAAACCGTAGGAGTATGGGCATACAATGCCAGATCAGAAAGCCAAATCACACGCATAGCAGTCGATTTAGTTACACCATGGGGTAACTTAGTAAAAAGCAGCGGCCCTCTTGCAATTAGCCAAGGTTCGCTATTTATCGCCGAAAAAGATGGGCCTTATTTGCATTCTTATAGCATTGATAACATAGGTGCGCATTCTAATCAGCAATGGCAGTTTAGTTCCCCTCTATATAGTGACACCTTTACGATCAGCGACAAGCAAGGGATATCTTTATTAACCTTATCAGATGATATTAGTAAAAATTTATTTACCGCAGAGCTAATGCTAACTCCAAGAAGTAATCAGGGTAATGCGATTATGCAAGTAGCGGCTAACGCAGAAACGGATCCTATGGATGACAATGGCGATGCCGCGGATGATCCTGCCATATGGGTGAATCTTCGAAATCCGGAACAAAGCCGAATTTTAGGCACTAATAAGAAATTTGGTTTATACAGCTACGATTTACAAGGCAAAAAGTTACAAGAACTGATCGTTGGTCGTGTGAATAATGTCGATGTTCGCCAAGGGTTTACGTTCAAAGGTGAAGCAGCCGACATTGCGGCTGCAAGCCAGCGCGACCGGAACACCATTGCCCTGTTCCGCATCAACCCGAACAGCGGTGAGATGGTCACAACCAATGAAATCGATACTAATCTCGATGAAATATATGGCTTGTGTATGTATAAAAATCTGAATAATGAGTTTTATATTTTCATCAATGATCAAGATGGTCGATTTGAACAATACTCTGTGACAGATGACCCTTCTGGCTGGCAAGCGCAAAGAGTAAGAACATTTTCGGTTAACTCTCAGCCGGAAGGTTGTGCAGCGGACGATGCTAAACAACGCCTTTTTGTCGGCGAAGAGGATGTCGCCGTTTGGACATTGGATGCAGAACCAAACGCCAGCTCACAACTTGAGCTCGTTGCAGCGGTATCCGAAAAATTGGTCGCGGACATAGAAGGAATGGATATTTACCGTAGTGCGAATGCCGTTTATTTAATTGTTTCCAGTCAGGGCAATGATAGCTATGTTGTGTTTGATGCCGAGGCTCCGTACGAATATAAGGGACGTTTTCGAGTCGGAATGAACAGCGCTAAGAATATTGATGGAGCTTCGGAAACAGATGGTCTTGCGGTAACGTCAATTCCATTGAATAAGGACTATCCACAAGGGTTACTCGTAGTGCAAGACGGACGCAATTTACTGCCTAATGAGAAGCAAAATTTTAAATACGTCAGTTGGCAAGAGATTCAATCGAGCCTTAACATGTAA